A region from the Bacteroidota bacterium genome encodes:
- a CDS encoding YdcF family protein, with the protein MLAIVLSLILLLFFTNLWIIQTASGKNYFSLSKTPVNEVGLLLGTSKYNSSGQNNIFFYNRIDAAAALYHAGKIKHIIVSGDNRELNYNEPRDMRRALEKKGIPESAITLDFAGFRTLDSVIRSRKIFGQNKITIISQKFHVQRALFIADYYGIDAIGFCAQDPPNTSYYPIFAREIFARFKAVLDLYVLKQKPKFMGKQEKIIIN; encoded by the coding sequence CTGCTTGCCATAGTGCTTTCATTAATACTCCTGCTTTTCTTTACAAATTTATGGATAATTCAAACTGCATCTGGCAAAAATTATTTTTCCTTATCTAAAACACCAGTTAATGAAGTGGGCCTATTGCTTGGAACCAGTAAGTATAACAGCAGTGGGCAAAACAATATTTTTTTTTACAATAGAATTGATGCTGCCGCAGCATTGTATCACGCTGGGAAAATAAAACATATAATTGTAAGTGGTGATAACAGGGAGTTGAATTACAATGAACCACGTGATATGAGAAGGGCTCTTGAAAAAAAAGGAATACCTGAATCAGCCATTACCCTTGATTTTGCAGGTTTTAGAACACTAGACTCGGTTATTCGAAGTAGAAAAATTTTCGGGCAAAATAAAATTACGATTATTTCACAAAAATTCCATGTTCAGAGGGCTTTGTTCATTGCAGATTATTATGGAATAGATGCAATAGGATTTTGTGCACAAGATCCTCCAAACACTAGTTATTACCCAATTTTTGCAAGAGAAATTTTTGCCAGATTTAAAGCTGTTTTGGATTTATATGTGCTAAAACAAAAGCCTAAATTTATGGGCAAGCAGGAAAAAATAATTATTAACTGA
- a CDS encoding universal stress protein, which yields MKPVEFKKILIPLDFSPTSMVAFEHAVKMAKTFKAELFMLHVMEDTLLINDIFLPETKMVNLGKISKIAENKMMELASDVSSQIKTHAIVRQGKAAGEIIITAKEIGIDLIVMGTHGSSGFEEFFIGSNAERVVVGASCPVLTIQSYAKTPGFKNIVFPVDNSISSRQKLAHATVLAKHFDSKIFVLGLLSEDQDKDHVKTFELKIQQVNEFLEKNQVMHESTIVHREDHANIIMKFASEKDADLILIMTEQEFDSSNYFLGSSAQTIVNHSKVPVLVVRPEGFEVSWTKNNPM from the coding sequence ATGAAACCAGTAGAATTCAAAAAAATTCTTATTCCACTTGATTTTTCACCAACCTCCATGGTTGCTTTTGAACATGCAGTGAAAATGGCTAAAACATTCAAGGCTGAGTTGTTTATGCTTCATGTAATGGAAGATACTCTCTTAATTAATGATATATTCCTTCCTGAAACTAAAATGGTAAATCTTGGAAAAATTTCAAAAATTGCCGAAAATAAAATGATGGAACTTGCATCAGATGTTTCTTCACAAATTAAAACTCATGCAATTGTACGTCAAGGAAAGGCTGCAGGCGAAATAATCATAACAGCTAAGGAAATAGGTATTGATCTTATAGTTATGGGAACTCATGGTTCAAGCGGTTTTGAAGAGTTCTTTATTGGAAGTAATGCCGAAAGGGTAGTGGTTGGAGCAAGTTGTCCTGTTTTAACTATTCAATCATACGCCAAAACTCCAGGTTTTAAAAACATTGTTTTTCCTGTAGATAATTCAATTTCATCAAGGCAAAAATTGGCTCATGCAACGGTTTTAGCCAAACATTTTGATTCTAAAATATTTGTTCTGGGATTGCTTTCTGAAGATCAGGACAAGGACCATGTTAAAACCTTTGAATTGAAAATTCAACAGGTTAACGAATTCCTGGAAAAGAACCAGGTAATGCACGAGAGCACAATTGTGCACAGAGAAGACCATGCAAATATTATCATGAAATTTGCATCTGAAAAAGATGCCGATCTTATTTTGATAATGACTGAACAGGAATTTGATTCCTCAAATTATTTCCTCGGTTCATCAGCACAAACTATTGTAAATCATTCCAAAGTTCCAGTTTTGGTGGTGCGTCCGGAAGGATTTGAAGTATCCTGGACTAAGAATAACCCTATGTAA
- a CDS encoding universal stress protein, with the protein MKKQSEVILVPTDFSEQSLIALEQAINLSVYFNSQVKLLHVKDTGLGKFFSSSEETLNVEEKLKQIALKYATPEVPIDIIIDQGLVHERITKIASALEANFIVMGVNSGSRFKKRLIGDTALKVVRESSVPVITIKGKHHYEGCRNIVFPLDLTETTTQKISNAIDFAKKGNCSIRVLSVLFTTDDFLVSKLVRQLEEVRKIITAGDVQCTAEIVKAIKGEETTAQVIIDYAHKVEGDMIMIMTQHEADLKEKLLGSTAEEIIMDSDIPVMSVIPKKIQ; encoded by the coding sequence ATGAAAAAACAATCTGAAGTAATTCTTGTTCCTACTGATTTTTCTGAACAATCCCTCATCGCCCTTGAGCAGGCAATAAATCTTTCTGTTTATTTTAATTCTCAGGTAAAATTACTTCATGTTAAAGATACCGGTCTTGGTAAATTCTTTTCAAGTAGTGAGGAAACCTTGAATGTTGAAGAAAAATTAAAACAAATTGCCCTTAAATACGCAACTCCTGAAGTGCCCATTGATATTATTATTGATCAAGGATTGGTTCATGAAAGGATTACTAAAATTGCCTCCGCCTTAGAGGCGAATTTTATTGTAATGGGAGTTAATTCAGGTTCCAGGTTTAAAAAAAGATTAATTGGAGATACCGCTTTAAAAGTAGTTCGTGAATCCTCTGTCCCTGTTATTACCATTAAAGGAAAGCACCATTATGAGGGTTGCCGGAATATCGTTTTTCCACTTGATTTAACCGAGACAACTACTCAAAAAATTTCCAATGCCATTGATTTCGCTAAAAAGGGTAATTGTTCCATTAGAGTACTTTCTGTTTTATTTACAACCGATGATTTCTTAGTCAGTAAACTGGTAAGACAATTAGAGGAGGTAAGAAAAATAATAACAGCAGGTGATGTACAGTGTACTGCGGAAATAGTAAAGGCAATTAAGGGGGAGGAAACAACAGCACAGGTAATAATCGATTACGCTCATAAAGTTGAGGGAGACATGATAATGATTATGACACAGCATGAGGCAGACTTGAAAGAAAAACTACTTGGATCAACTGCAGAAGAAATTATTATGGATTCAGATATTCCTGTTATGAGTGTTATTCCTAAAAAAATACAATAA
- the ettA gene encoding energy-dependent translational throttle protein EttA yields MSDDKKIIFSMVKVGKTLSTNKQILKDIYLSFYYGAKIGIIGLNGSGKSTLMRIIAGEEKSFNGEVVFSPGYSVGYLEQEPKLDETKTVKEIVQEGVQETIDLLKEFETINERFCDPEILEDPEKMDKLMARQAVVQEKIEQTDAWELDNKLERAMDALRCAEADTLIKVLSGGERRRVALCRLLLKQPDILLLDEPTNHLDAESIDWLEQYLQQYKGTVIAITHDRYFLDNVAGWILELDRGEGIPWKGNYSLWLDQKTKRLAQEEKTESKRRKTLERELEWVKLNPKGRQAKSKARLGAYDKLMSEDTKSKEDKLEIFIPPGPRLGTNVIDAVSVSKAYGEKLLYENLNFSLPPAGIVGIIGPNGAGKTTIFRMIMGQENPDNGSFKVGETVKISYVDQSHSSIDSEKTVWEVISGGHENIELGGKLMNSRAYVSKFNFNGADQGKKCGVLSGGERNRLHLAMSLKQEANVLLLDEPTNDIDVNTLRALEEALENFAGCAVIISHDRWFLDRVCTHIIAFEGNSQVYTFEGAYSDYEENKKKRLGDVNPQRLRYKKLIAG; encoded by the coding sequence ATGTCAGACGATAAAAAAATAATATTTTCCATGGTAAAGGTCGGTAAGACTTTATCTACAAATAAGCAAATCTTAAAAGATATATACCTGTCATTTTATTATGGAGCAAAAATTGGGATCATTGGTTTAAATGGTTCAGGAAAATCCACTCTAATGCGAATTATTGCAGGTGAAGAAAAATCTTTCAATGGAGAAGTGGTTTTTTCCCCTGGCTATTCGGTAGGTTACCTGGAACAGGAGCCCAAACTGGATGAAACCAAAACAGTAAAAGAAATCGTTCAGGAAGGTGTACAAGAAACAATTGATTTGCTTAAGGAATTTGAAACCATCAATGAAAGGTTTTGTGATCCTGAAATTCTTGAAGATCCCGAAAAAATGGATAAGTTAATGGCCAGGCAAGCTGTTGTACAGGAAAAAATTGAACAGACTGATGCTTGGGAACTAGACAATAAACTTGAACGGGCAATGGATGCATTGCGTTGTGCTGAAGCAGATACGCTAATTAAAGTACTCTCTGGTGGAGAGAGAAGAAGGGTAGCACTTTGCCGGCTTTTGCTCAAACAACCGGATATTTTGCTTTTGGATGAACCAACAAACCATTTAGATGCAGAATCAATTGATTGGCTTGAACAATACCTGCAACAATATAAAGGAACAGTTATTGCCATTACTCACGATCGTTATTTTCTTGATAATGTGGCCGGATGGATTCTTGAATTGGACAGGGGAGAAGGTATTCCATGGAAAGGGAATTACAGTTTATGGTTAGATCAAAAAACAAAACGTCTTGCTCAGGAAGAGAAAACGGAAAGTAAAAGAAGGAAAACTCTTGAACGTGAGCTGGAATGGGTGAAATTAAATCCAAAAGGAAGACAAGCAAAATCAAAAGCCAGGTTAGGTGCTTATGATAAATTAATGAGTGAGGATACTAAATCCAAAGAAGATAAATTGGAGATTTTTATTCCTCCAGGACCAAGGCTGGGTACAAATGTTATAGATGCTGTTTCAGTTTCAAAAGCATATGGCGAAAAATTGCTTTATGAAAACCTTAATTTCTCTCTTCCTCCTGCTGGTATTGTTGGAATAATAGGGCCAAATGGTGCGGGAAAAACCACTATTTTCAGAATGATTATGGGCCAGGAAAACCCTGATAATGGATCATTTAAAGTAGGCGAAACAGTAAAAATAAGTTATGTTGACCAAAGTCATTCTTCCATTGATTCTGAAAAAACGGTTTGGGAGGTTATTTCAGGTGGACATGAAAATATTGAATTAGGTGGAAAATTAATGAATTCCAGAGCATATGTTTCTAAATTCAATTTCAATGGGGCTGATCAGGGTAAAAAATGTGGTGTGCTTTCCGGTGGTGAAAGAAACAGGTTGCACCTTGCCATGAGTTTAAAACAAGAAGCAAATGTTTTGCTTTTGGATGAGCCAACAAATGATATTGACGTTAACACTTTAAGAGCTTTAGAGGAAGCGCTCGAAAATTTTGCAGGTTGTGCTGTTATTATTTCTCACGATCGTTGGTTTTTGGATAGAGTTTGTACCCATATTATAGCCTTTGAAGGAAACTCACAAGTATATACTTTTGAGGGTGCTTATTCTGATTACGAGGAAAATAAAAAGAAAAGACTTGGAGATGTAAATCCACAACGTCTTCGCTATAAAAAATTGATTGCTGGGTAA
- a CDS encoding cation:proton antiporter, which translates to MIMMLLFQFSLPFKEPVLIFTLVLLVIFFVPLLFRKLNIPGIIGLILAGVIIGPNGINLLLRDSSIILFGTVGLLYIMFLAGLEIDLHDFKKSRNRSLVFGLLTFTIPMILGTLSGYYLLEFSLDSSLLLASMFASHTLLSYPIISKLGIARIQPVVITVGGTIITDTAALLVLAIIARSATGELNTEFWIRLIISVLIFSAIVLFVFPRISRWFFKNVEGEGTSQYIFVLAILFASAFLAELAGIEAIIGAFLAGLAMNRLIPHTSPLMNRIEFVGNALFIPFFLISVGMLVDIRVLFRGPEALFVAATMIVVATTGKWLAAFFSQKIFGYTRTERNIIFGLSNAQAAATLAAVIIGYKLGLLNENVLNGTILMILVTCLISSLVTEKSGRKLAIIQSGAALDTIDLPNRILVPISNPATIEILMDFSILVKDENSQEPIHALAVFKDDLDAREKLILSESMLEKAMKHASSTENEVKIVTRTDLNIASGIISAIKDLNINQVIIGWNISTSAKDRLFGSILDSLLMNTNQMISVCNIINPIITIKKIVAIVPPNAEYEPGFLRWMKNIKQLARQTSSGVEFHSLLSTQEKIKDVVKLTSPIISAKYNLFDAWDDFSPITNKISSDDFLFVISARKSTISYNNFLDNVAKKMAKQFPDNSFVIVFPEQNQEIEILKSLQ; encoded by the coding sequence ATTATAATGATGCTTCTTTTTCAATTTTCTCTGCCTTTTAAAGAACCAGTTCTGATTTTTACATTAGTGCTGCTTGTAATATTCTTTGTCCCACTTTTATTCAGAAAATTAAACATTCCTGGAATTATTGGATTAATACTCGCTGGTGTTATTATAGGTCCAAATGGAATTAACCTGTTACTAAGAGATTCCTCCATTATCCTTTTTGGAACTGTGGGGCTCTTGTATATTATGTTTCTAGCGGGTTTAGAAATAGATTTACATGATTTTAAAAAGAGTAGAAACAGAAGCCTTGTTTTTGGTTTATTGACATTTACAATACCAATGATTCTGGGAACTTTATCCGGTTATTATTTACTTGAATTTTCGCTTGATTCTTCCTTGCTTTTAGCAAGTATGTTTGCTTCCCATACCCTGCTTTCTTATCCAATTATAAGCAAACTTGGAATTGCAAGAATTCAACCTGTTGTAATCACTGTTGGGGGCACAATAATAACCGATACAGCAGCCCTTTTAGTACTTGCAATTATTGCCCGAAGTGCCACGGGTGAATTGAATACCGAGTTTTGGATAAGATTAATAATTTCGGTATTGATTTTTTCTGCAATTGTATTATTCGTTTTTCCAAGGATATCACGCTGGTTTTTTAAAAACGTTGAAGGTGAAGGTACATCCCAATATATCTTTGTTTTGGCAATACTTTTTGCCTCTGCTTTCCTTGCAGAATTAGCAGGAATTGAAGCCATAATTGGTGCATTTTTGGCTGGATTAGCTATGAATAGACTTATCCCGCACACTTCACCCCTAATGAACAGGATTGAGTTTGTTGGCAATGCCTTATTTATTCCTTTTTTTCTAATAAGTGTAGGAATGCTGGTTGATATAAGAGTATTGTTTAGGGGCCCTGAAGCCTTGTTTGTTGCTGCAACCATGATTGTTGTTGCTACAACAGGTAAATGGCTTGCAGCCTTCTTTTCCCAAAAAATTTTCGGCTATACAAGAACTGAACGAAATATCATTTTTGGTTTAAGTAATGCACAAGCCGCTGCTACCCTAGCTGCAGTTATTATTGGTTATAAATTAGGATTGTTGAATGAAAACGTATTAAATGGAACAATTTTAATGATACTAGTCACATGCCTTATCAGCTCTTTGGTTACTGAAAAATCTGGTCGAAAACTTGCCATTATTCAAAGTGGTGCAGCATTAGATACAATTGATTTGCCAAATAGAATCCTTGTTCCTATTTCTAACCCGGCTACTATTGAAATTTTAATGGATTTTTCAATTCTGGTTAAAGATGAAAATTCTCAGGAACCTATTCATGCATTAGCTGTTTTTAAAGATGATTTGGATGCCAGGGAAAAACTCATTTTAAGTGAGAGCATGCTTGAAAAAGCAATGAAACATGCTTCTTCTACTGAAAATGAAGTTAAAATTGTTACCCGAACTGATTTAAACATTGCAAGTGGTATTATCAGTGCAATTAAAGATCTTAATATAAATCAAGTTATTATTGGTTGGAATATAAGTACAAGCGCAAAAGACAGACTTTTTGGAAGTATTTTAGATTCACTATTAATGAACACAAATCAAATGATTTCTGTATGTAATATTATTAACCCCATTATCACAATTAAAAAAATAGTTGCCATTGTTCCTCCTAATGCTGAATATGAACCGGGTTTTTTAAGATGGATGAAAAATATTAAACAACTAGCAAGGCAAACAAGTTCTGGTGTAGAATTTCATTCATTGCTTTCAACACAGGAGAAAATTAAAGATGTTGTAAAATTAACAAGTCCTATAATATCAGCCAAATATAATCTTTTTGATGCCTGGGATGATTTTTCACCTATTACAAACAAGATTTCTTCCGATGATTTTTTATTTGTTATTAGTGCCAGAAAATCAACTATTTCTTATAATAATTTTTTAGATAATGTGGCAAAAAAAATGGCCAAACAATTCCCTGATAATAGCTTTGTTATTGTTTTTCCTGAACAAAACCAGGAAATTGAAATCCTTAAAAGCCTGCAATAG
- a CDS encoding carbon starvation protein A, producing the protein MNAAIITFVSLVTLFLGYRFYSKFIAQKIFRTESEDELMPSEEFRDEIDFVPTKKHVLFGHHFSSIAGAAPILGPAIAVVWGWLPAIIWVVLGSIFIGAVHDFGTLVISARNKGKSIGLITQLFIGERSKLLFLTVIFLLVFIVIAVFAYLIANLFVLYPGTVIPINFEIFVAVYIGFKVYKNKGNLLVPSIIALVLLYFMTWVGFLYPVSLPEWLWVNDSAVLTWIIFLMIYGFIAAVLPVWTLLQPRDYINSHQLIVGLILIYAGIFIAQPIMDAPAINLNENNVSWFPFLFITIACGAVSGFHSLVSSGTTSKQLKNIKDARFVGYGGMIGEATLALAATIAVAAGFDSSLDWHNHYGDLELASGMQGQLKAFVNGTSGFLAEIGLNQTMIDNGGNKQSLAAVFISVLIISFAATSLDTAVRIQRYIIGEIGESIKIKFLENNRFIQTSLAVGLSFLLVLTDGSGKGGLKLWPLFGSTNQLLGSLTLLVLSLWLFKIKRNFWITLIPMILITIITFIATAYTFFNYIANSNYLLISISFIIAVCQIWIILEGIKAFSILIKQNQLKSN; encoded by the coding sequence GTGAATGCTGCTATAATAACCTTTGTATCTTTAGTAACCTTATTTTTAGGTTATCGTTTTTATTCAAAATTTATAGCTCAAAAAATTTTCAGAACCGAATCTGAGGATGAACTAATGCCTTCTGAGGAATTCAGGGATGAAATTGATTTTGTTCCCACTAAAAAGCATGTATTATTTGGCCATCATTTTTCATCCATTGCCGGTGCTGCTCCAATTTTAGGTCCTGCAATTGCAGTAGTTTGGGGTTGGTTACCAGCCATAATTTGGGTAGTGTTGGGAAGTATATTCATAGGTGCAGTCCATGATTTTGGAACACTGGTTATTTCTGCCAGAAACAAAGGAAAATCAATAGGCCTTATTACTCAACTATTTATAGGGGAACGCTCTAAATTACTTTTCTTAACAGTAATATTTCTTTTGGTATTTATTGTAATAGCGGTATTCGCCTATTTGATTGCCAATCTTTTCGTTTTATACCCCGGAACTGTTATACCAATTAACTTTGAAATATTTGTTGCTGTTTATATTGGTTTTAAAGTTTATAAAAACAAGGGCAATTTACTTGTTCCTTCTATAATTGCTCTGGTGCTACTCTATTTTATGACTTGGGTAGGGTTTTTATATCCGGTAAGCCTGCCGGAATGGTTATGGGTAAATGACTCTGCCGTTTTAACATGGATAATCTTCTTAATGATTTATGGCTTTATTGCAGCAGTACTTCCGGTTTGGACCCTGCTTCAACCAAGAGATTATATAAATTCTCATCAGTTAATTGTGGGCCTGATTTTAATTTATGCAGGAATATTTATTGCTCAACCCATAATGGATGCTCCCGCAATTAATTTAAATGAAAACAATGTTTCCTGGTTTCCTTTTTTGTTTATAACCATAGCCTGTGGTGCAGTATCTGGTTTTCACTCTCTTGTTTCATCAGGTACAACTTCAAAACAATTAAAAAACATAAAGGATGCTCGTTTTGTTGGTTATGGAGGAATGATTGGAGAGGCCACACTGGCCCTTGCAGCAACAATAGCGGTGGCAGCAGGGTTTGATAGTTCCCTTGATTGGCATAATCATTATGGAGATTTGGAATTAGCAAGTGGAATGCAGGGCCAATTAAAAGCATTTGTGAATGGCACTTCTGGTTTTTTGGCAGAAATAGGCCTTAACCAAACTATGATTGATAATGGTGGGAATAAACAGTCATTAGCGGCTGTATTTATTTCAGTACTTATAATTAGTTTTGCAGCCACTTCACTAGATACGGCAGTAAGAATACAACGATACATTATTGGAGAAATCGGTGAAAGCATAAAAATAAAGTTCCTTGAGAATAACAGGTTTATACAAACTTCCCTTGCAGTAGGCCTTTCATTTTTATTGGTTTTAACCGATGGGAGTGGCAAGGGGGGATTAAAATTATGGCCACTGTTTGGTTCTACAAATCAATTACTGGGCTCTTTAACTTTACTTGTATTATCTTTATGGCTTTTTAAAATAAAAAGAAATTTTTGGATTACTTTAATACCAATGATCCTAATAACTATTATAACTTTTATAGCAACAGCTTATACTTTTTTTAATTATATTGCAAATAGCAATTACCTTCTTATTTCAATTTCATTTATTATAGCCGTGTGTCAAATATGGATAATATTAGAAGGGATTAAAGCGTTTTCAATTTTAATTAAACAGAATCAACTAAAAAGCAATTGA
- a CDS encoding UbiA family prenyltransferase yields MEIKNYLSLIKFSHTVFAIPFAIIGFLLAVSLTDNQFDIQLLFFVLLCMVFARNAAMAFNRYIDRDIDKLNPRTFNREIPSGAIKAPSALAFVILNCIFFISTTWFINEICFFLSPIALVVVLGYSLTKRFTFLCHIILGIGLSLAPIGSYIAVSGTFALLPLLFSFSVLFWVSGFDIIYALQDEEFDKINNLKSIPVLLGKKNALLLSSLFHFITFGFITTAGILGDFGTWYWIGSGLFSSLLIYQHSLVKPNDLSKINLAFFTTNGIAAVAFSIFVFLELYF; encoded by the coding sequence ATGGAAATAAAAAATTATTTATCCCTCATAAAATTCAGCCATACGGTATTTGCAATACCTTTTGCAATCATAGGATTTCTATTGGCCGTAAGTTTAACAGACAATCAATTTGATATTCAACTATTGTTTTTTGTCCTGCTATGCATGGTTTTTGCACGTAATGCGGCAATGGCTTTTAACAGGTACATTGACAGAGACATTGATAAATTAAACCCACGTACTTTTAATAGGGAAATACCATCAGGAGCAATAAAAGCGCCTTCTGCCCTGGCATTTGTGATTTTGAATTGTATTTTTTTTATTTCAACAACATGGTTTATTAATGAAATTTGTTTTTTCCTATCCCCCATAGCATTAGTTGTTGTATTGGGATATAGCCTTACAAAACGATTTACATTTTTATGTCATATAATTTTGGGTATTGGCTTATCCCTGGCTCCCATTGGTTCATACATTGCAGTTAGCGGCACTTTTGCTTTATTGCCGCTATTGTTTTCATTTTCAGTTTTATTCTGGGTTTCCGGATTTGATATTATTTATGCACTTCAGGATGAAGAATTTGATAAAATCAATAATTTAAAATCAATTCCGGTGTTATTGGGAAAAAAAAATGCTTTGTTACTGTCCTCCCTTTTTCATTTCATTACCTTTGGATTTATTACCACAGCAGGCATTTTAGGTGATTTCGGCACTTGGTATTGGATTGGCTCGGGATTGTTTTCATCACTTCTAATTTACCAGCACTCCCTTGTTAAGCCGAATGATTTGAGCAAAATAAACCTTGCTTTTTTTACAACAAATGGAATTGCTGCAGTGGCTTTTTCTATTTTTGTTTTTCTTGAGCTTTATTTCTAA